A genomic stretch from Chryseobacterium sp. SNU WT5 includes:
- a CDS encoding histone deacetylase codes for MLSIAYHPIYRHPVPEGHKFPMLKYELLPQQLILEGIAEEADFFKPEIADLKSIYAVHNREYVDRLLNLTLDEKEIRKIGFPLSAALVERELRIAQGTITGCENAFDSGIAFNIAGGTHHAFTNRGEGFCMLNDQAIGATYLLERKLASKILIIDLDVHQGNGTAEIFQNNNNVFTFSVHGQTNYPFKKEVSDLDIGLPTGTSDHEYLKIINKFVPKIINQEKPDFIFYLSGVDILDSDKLGNLNCTLEGCKKRDEIVFSNCEKFQIPVQCSMGGGYSAEIKTIINAHTNTYRIGADLYS; via the coding sequence ATGTTGTCCATTGCTTATCATCCCATTTACAGGCATCCAGTGCCAGAAGGTCATAAATTCCCGATGTTGAAGTATGAATTACTGCCTCAACAATTAATATTAGAAGGTATCGCAGAAGAGGCTGATTTTTTCAAGCCGGAAATTGCTGATTTAAAATCGATATACGCTGTTCATAATCGGGAATATGTAGACCGTTTATTAAATTTAACTCTCGATGAAAAAGAAATACGTAAAATAGGATTTCCCCTGTCAGCAGCATTGGTCGAACGGGAACTACGAATTGCCCAAGGGACCATTACAGGATGTGAAAATGCCTTTGACAGTGGTATCGCATTTAATATAGCCGGTGGAACGCATCATGCTTTTACCAATCGGGGTGAAGGTTTTTGCATGTTGAATGATCAGGCTATTGGGGCAACTTATCTTTTAGAAAGAAAATTAGCCTCAAAAATACTAATCATTGATCTTGACGTACATCAGGGAAATGGAACTGCGGAAATTTTTCAGAATAATAACAACGTTTTTACATTTTCTGTACATGGTCAAACCAATTATCCGTTCAAAAAAGAAGTTTCTGATCTAGATATTGGACTTCCGACCGGAACTTCTGACCATGAATATCTGAAGATTATCAATAAGTTTGTCCCAAAAATAATTAACCAGGAAAAACCTGATTTTATCTTTTATCTCAGTGGCGTCGATATTTTAGATTCTGATAAATTAGGAAATTTAAATTGTACATTAGAAGGCTGCAAGAAGCGGGATGAAATCGTATTCTCCAATTGTGAAAAATTTCAAATACCAGTACAATGCAGTATGGGCGGTGGATATTCTGCTGAGATTAAAACCATTATTAATGCTCATACCAATACCTATCGCATAGGCGCTGACTTATATTCTTAA
- a CDS encoding bifunctional metallophosphatase/5'-nucleotidase: protein MKTSISFYSLIFVLVLTSCKTVRTTSSIVKDDGKIAVTFVQINDVYEIASLQGGKVGGVARVSTLKKQEIAKNSNTFMVMAGDFLSPSVYNSLKYEGKRIRGRQMVESLNSAGLDLAVFGNHEFDIKEDELQERINESSFRWIASNTFHKTASGVAPFVKTTSSGKEPFPESYIMDVKDADGTKAKIGFIGLTLPFNKAEYVTYTDEFEVAEKLYNELNKTCDAVVAITHLAIEQDSILARRVPGLALIMGGHEHNMQFKKIGDLYITKAHANAKSAYVNYLTIDVKNKKTSVIPELRMIDTAIIDDPATALVVKKWMDIGEINYEALGFNAKRVIRQAGEPLDGREEMIRSGKTNLTRIIVSAMEKAVPKADIAILNSGSIRVDDILQMPITEYDIIRTLPYGGSIMEVEMKGNLVKRILEAGRNNIGSGGFLQYSEAVKYNPETKNWTLKDVTIDPEKSYHLALADFLMTGGEANMGFLTKDHPDIIKIYPISTKMIQDLIPDWL, encoded by the coding sequence ATGAAAACGAGTATTTCTTTTTATTCTTTGATTTTTGTCTTGGTTTTAACTTCCTGTAAAACGGTACGAACAACTTCATCTATTGTTAAAGATGACGGTAAGATAGCCGTAACTTTTGTTCAGATCAATGATGTGTATGAAATTGCTTCCCTGCAAGGCGGCAAAGTGGGCGGTGTTGCCAGAGTTTCAACTTTAAAAAAGCAAGAGATTGCCAAAAATTCAAATACCTTTATGGTAATGGCAGGTGATTTTCTAAGTCCATCCGTCTACAATAGTTTGAAATATGAAGGTAAGCGAATTCGGGGAAGACAAATGGTAGAATCATTGAATTCCGCAGGTTTGGATCTGGCAGTTTTTGGAAATCACGAGTTTGATATCAAGGAAGATGAACTTCAAGAAAGAATCAATGAATCTAGCTTTAGGTGGATCGCATCCAATACTTTTCACAAAACAGCTTCTGGCGTTGCACCTTTCGTGAAAACAACTTCTTCCGGTAAAGAACCTTTTCCTGAAAGTTATATTATGGACGTGAAGGATGCAGACGGCACCAAAGCAAAAATTGGCTTTATTGGATTAACACTTCCATTTAATAAAGCCGAATATGTTACTTATACAGATGAATTTGAAGTTGCCGAAAAACTGTACAATGAATTAAACAAAACGTGTGATGCAGTAGTTGCGATCACACATCTCGCCATAGAGCAAGACAGTATTTTGGCTCGTCGGGTGCCTGGGCTTGCATTGATCATGGGCGGACATGAACATAATATGCAGTTTAAAAAAATAGGTGATCTCTATATTACTAAAGCACACGCCAATGCAAAATCGGCTTATGTAAATTATCTTACGATTGATGTAAAAAACAAAAAGACTTCCGTTATTCCAGAATTACGAATGATCGATACTGCAATTATTGATGATCCAGCAACTGCTTTGGTTGTAAAGAAGTGGATGGATATCGGTGAAATAAATTATGAAGCGCTTGGATTTAATGCTAAAAGAGTTATTCGGCAAGCTGGCGAACCTTTAGATGGACGGGAAGAAATGATTCGCAGCGGGAAAACAAACTTAACCCGAATTATCGTTTCCGCGATGGAAAAGGCGGTTCCAAAAGCTGATATAGCAATTCTTAATTCCGGGTCAATTCGGGTGGATGACATTCTTCAAATGCCGATTACTGAATATGATATCATCCGTACTTTGCCTTACGGTGGTTCTATCATGGAAGTGGAAATGAAAGGCAATTTGGTAAAACGTATTTTAGAAGCGGGCCGAAATAATATAGGATCTGGTGGTTTTCTACAATATTCTGAAGCTGTTAAGTACAATCCAGAAACGAAAAATTGGACTTTAAAAGATGTCACTATTGATCCAGAAAAATCGTATCATTTAGCACTTGCAGATTTCCTGATGACTGGAGGCGAAGCGAATATGGGGTTTTTAACCAAGGATCATCCAGATATTATTAAAATCTACCCGATATCAACTAAAATGATCCAAGATCTGATTCCAGATTGGCTATAA
- a CDS encoding dipeptidase, translating to MKKPVVDLHCDLLSYLTRPNTSIDDAEEIGCAIPWLKEGNVKLQIMAIFAPVEGKSHEFGLKQSEIFQNLNKEDNALYRFGKQHLETFSNNENIGMLAAIESGSAFCDENMTLKQGFDHLEKIIKIVGNVLYISFTHHAENRFGGGNYSTAGLKNDGKTLIDYLHNRNIAIDFSHTSDALAYDILNYISKENINVPIIASHSNYRSVFDHPRNLPDDIAKEIIHQKGLIGLNFVRAFVNPEKVEALDEHVVQGIELGGENAICYGADYFYTKDNPDKSRIPFYFKEHDNAGHYSPINEILEKDFGVDQTNKISSQNALDFIARIWK from the coding sequence ATGAAAAAACCTGTAGTCGATCTCCACTGCGACCTTCTTTCTTATCTGACCCGACCAAACACCAGTATTGATGACGCAGAAGAAATCGGTTGTGCCATTCCTTGGTTGAAAGAAGGAAATGTGAAATTACAGATCATGGCGATTTTCGCACCTGTTGAGGGAAAAAGCCATGAATTTGGTTTGAAACAAAGTGAGATTTTCCAAAACTTAAATAAGGAAGATAATGCATTGTATCGTTTCGGAAAACAACATTTAGAAACCTTTAGCAACAATGAAAATATCGGAATGTTGGCGGCTATAGAAAGCGGTTCTGCATTTTGTGATGAAAACATGACTTTGAAACAAGGTTTTGATCATTTGGAAAAGATTATTAAAATCGTGGGAAACGTTCTTTATATCAGTTTTACGCATCATGCCGAAAACCGATTTGGTGGCGGCAACTACTCCACTGCAGGCTTAAAGAATGATGGAAAAACGTTAATTGATTATCTACACAACCGAAACATCGCCATCGATTTTTCGCACACGAGTGATGCTTTGGCTTACGATATTTTAAATTATATTTCAAAAGAAAACATCAACGTTCCTATTATTGCGAGTCATTCTAATTACCGATCCGTTTTTGATCATCCAAGGAATTTACCGGATGATATTGCGAAAGAAATCATCCATCAAAAAGGGTTGATTGGACTTAACTTTGTGCGGGCGTTTGTGAATCCAGAAAAAGTGGAAGCTCTGGATGAACACGTTGTTCAAGGTATTGAATTAGGAGGAGAAAACGCAATCTGTTACGGCGCTGATTATTTTTACACCAAGGACAATCCGGACAAATCAAGAATCCCATTCTATTTTAAAGAACATGACAATGCTGGACATTATTCACCAATTAATGAAATTTTAGAAAAAGATTTTGGCGTTGACCAAACTAATAAAATAAGCAGTCAGAATGCTTTGGATTTTATCGCACGGATTTGGAAATAA
- a CDS encoding MepB family protein, with amino-acid sequence MISQKITCYEIKLIDELVFKPCHLLLKNIEPEPESQEYAAHTFHLNEYKVVFRKAKITPTKTGQFVSIWKRNEKGITTPFDIKDDLDFLMIVANTPTQMGVFIFPKNALHKHRILSDEIKDGKRGIRVYPIWDETTSKQAQKTQAWQLQYFLDFSDSKKIDLNHAKKLLTIY; translated from the coding sequence ATGATTTCCCAAAAGATCACTTGTTACGAGATCAAATTAATTGATGAGCTGGTTTTCAAACCGTGTCACTTACTTTTAAAAAATATAGAACCTGAACCAGAAAGCCAGGAATATGCCGCTCATACTTTTCACCTCAACGAATATAAAGTTGTATTTCGAAAAGCCAAAATCACACCGACGAAAACGGGACAATTCGTAAGCATTTGGAAAAGAAATGAAAAGGGAATTACAACGCCTTTTGACATCAAAGATGATTTAGATTTCTTAATGATCGTCGCCAATACTCCAACTCAAATGGGCGTTTTTATCTTTCCAAAAAATGCACTGCATAAACACCGGATTTTATCAGATGAAATAAAAGACGGGAAACGCGGCATAAGAGTGTATCCAATTTGGGACGAGACCACCAGCAAACAAGCACAAAAAACACAAGCGTGGCAATTGCAATATTTTTTAGATTTTTCCGATTCTAAAAAAATTGATTTGAATCACGCAAAAAAATTGCTAACTATATATTAA